The Candidatus Coatesbacteria bacterium genome has a segment encoding these proteins:
- a CDS encoding septation protein SpoVG: MEITEVRVTLRDEEKLKAYASVVFDNCFIVKDMRVIDGNDRLWVAMPNKKRRDGTRRDVCHPLNQETRDMIESMILAKYDEEMRGQLYQEEPSESEA; this comes from the coding sequence ATGGAGATCACCGAGGTCAGGGTTACCCTGCGCGACGAAGAAAAACTCAAGGCCTACGCCTCCGTCGTCTTCGACAACTGCTTCATCGTCAAGGATATGCGCGTCATCGACGGCAACGATCGCCTCTGGGTCGCCATGCCGAACAAAAAGCGCCGCGACGGAACCCGACGCGATGTCTGCCATCCTCTCAACCAGGAAACCCGGGACATGATCGAGAGCATGATCCTGGCCAAATACGATGAGGAGATGCGGGGACAACTCTATCAGGAAGAACCGAGCGAATCCGAGGCTTAG